Part of the Lysobacter enzymogenes genome is shown below.
GAGTTCTTCGAAAAGCGCCACGTCGGCGGGGTGATGTCGCGCTTCGTTTCGGTCCAGTCGATCCAGCAGACGCTCAGCGCCAGCTTCGTCGAAAGCCTGCTCGACGGCCTGACCGCGGCGCTGGTGCTGGGCCTGCTGCTGTTCTACAGCCCGCCGCTGACCGCGCTGGTGCTGGCCGGCTTCTGCGTCTACGCCGGCTTGCGCTGGGCCGCGCTGCGGCGGCTGCGCCGGCTCAAGGAAGAACAGCTGATCCAGGCCGCGCAGCAGCAGAGCCTGCTGATCGAATCGATCCAGGGCGCGCAGACGATCAAGCTCGGCAACCGCCTCGACGAACGCCGCGCGCGCATCGCCAACGCCGCGGTCGAGGTCGCCCATCGCGACGCCGCGATCGGCCGCACCAACGCGGTGTTCTCGGCGCTGTCGAAACTGGTCGCCGGCAGCCAGCGCGTGCTGCTGATCTGGATCTGCGCGTGGCTGGCGCTGCAGGGCCGCTTCACCGCCGGCATGCTGGTGGTGTTCGTCGCCTACGCCGACCTGTTCGCGACCCGCACCGCCAGCCTGATCGACAAGCTGGTCGACCTGCGCCTGCTCGGCCTGCACGCCCAGCGCATCGGCGACATCGCCCTGCATGCGCCGGAGCCCGATCTGCACGGCGACTACGCCGGGCCTGTGCCGGCCGCGCGGATCGAAGTGCAAGGCGTCAGCTTCCGCTACGGCGAGGACGAGCCGTGGATCCTGCGCGATTGCAGTTTCAGCGTCGAAGAAGGCGAGTCGGTCGCCATCGTCGGTCCCTCGGGGTGCGGCAAGACCACGCTGGCGAAACTGCTGCTCGGGCTGCTGCGGCCGAGCGAAGGCCGGATCCTGATCGGCGGCGTCGACATCCACCGCTACGGCCTGAGCGCCTACCGCGAACTGTTCGGCGCGGTGATGCAGGAAGACGCGCTGTTCGCCGGATCGGTGGCCGAGAACATCGCCTTCTTCGACCCGCAGGCCGACTTCGAGCGGATCCAGGCCGCGGCGCGCGCCGCGCGCATCCACGACGACATCGCGGCGATGGCGATGGGCTACGAAACCCTGGTCGGCGACCTGGGCCAATCGCTGTCGGGCGGGCAGAAGCAGCGCGTGCTGCTGGCGCGCGCGCTGTACCGGCAGCCGCGGATATTGCTGCTCGACGAGGCCACCAGCCATCTCGACGTGGCCCGTGAGCACGAGATCAACCGCGAGGTCGCGCAGCTGCGCATCACCCGCATCGTCATCGCGCATCGCCCCGACACCATCCGCAGCGCGCAACGCGTGGTCGCGCTGCGCGCCGGCGGCGCGGAGCAATACCCGAACACCCCGCATGCATCCGCGGGTCCGAATCTCGGCGACGCGTCCGTGTTGCCATCGCTCGTGCCGACGCCGGAACGGCCTTCTCTTTCCGGCAACCCGCGTTTCTAAGGAGACTTTCATGAGCAACGTGAACCAGCCTCAGAACGACATCGCCCGTCCGCTCGCCCGCATCGCCGCGCGCGAGCTCACCGTCGAGGAGATCGCCGCGATCTCCGGCGGCAAGGGCGATACCACCCACGCCACCGGCCCGAACGGCGACGACCCGGGCGATCCGGATCTCGTCTGAAGCCGCACCGCCGTTAAGCGCCGTCGGCCGAACCGCGCGCGAGCGACGCACGCGTAAGCCGTAAACGCTGCGGCCCCAGGCACGCCCCCGCAACGGGGCGTGCCTGACTTTCCGGGCGCGACCCGGCAACCCTTCCGCTCTCCTCGCTTCCCTCATTCCCCTCTATCGCGATGTCACGTCCCCTGATCCTGTCCTCGCTGCAACACGACATCCACGCCGCCGCCGTGCGCTGGGCGCTGCGCGCCGACGGCATCGACGCGCTGTGGAGCGGCTCGCTGGCCGATCCGGCGCTGGCGCCGATGTCGCTGCATTGCGACAGCGACGGCGGCCTGCGCATGGGCGGCGCGCTCGACGCGGCCGGCATCGGCGCGGTCTGGTACCGCCGTCCGCGCGATCCGGACGAATTTCCGCGCGCCCATCCCGGCGATGCGCCGTTCCTGCGCGGCGAATGGGGCCGGTTCCTGCGCAACGTGCACGCGCTGGCCGACGAAGGCGGCGCGCGGCTGTGGGTCAACCGCCCGGCTGCGGCGGCGAGCGCCGAGAACAAACTCGTGCAACTGCGCGCCGCGCACCGCTGCGGGCTGCGCTTTCCGCCGACCCTGGTCTCGCACGACCCGGCCGAAATCCGCGCCTTCGTGCGCCGCCACGGGCGCGTGGTCTACAAACCGTTCCTCACCCACACCTGGCAGGACGCCGAAAGCGGGCGCATGTTCAGCACCTACGCGCGCATCGTCGAGCCGCAGATGCTCGAAGACGACGCCAGCTTGCTGCAATGCCCCGGCATCTACCAGGCCTACGTCGACAAGCGCTGCGACCTGCGCGTGACCGTCGTCGGCGAGCGCTTCTTTCCGGCGCGGCTGCGCTCGCAGCACAGCGACGGTTTCGTCGACTGGCGCGTGCGCCAGGCGGTGCAAGGCCTGCAGGCCGAACCGGGCGAGCTGTCCGCCGGCGATGCCGACAAGCTGCGCGCGTTGATGCGCGAGCTGGGGCTGGCGTTCGGCTGCATCGACCTGGCGGTCGACGGCGACGGCCAGGCGCACTTCCTGGAAGTGAACCAGGCCGGGCAGTTCCTGTTCGTCGAGCATCTGGTGCCGCAGCTGCCGTTGCTGCGGGCGATGAGCGCGATGCTGGCGCAAGGGCGCGCGGATTATTCGCTCGATGCCGCCGCGCCGTTGTCGTACGCGGATTATCTGGCCAGCGAGGAGCATGCGCAGTGGTGGGCGCAGGCCAGCGAAGGGCTCAAGGATCGCAGCCCTGCGGCGGCGGGGATCACCTTGGAGTGACGCCGCGGCTGACGCAGCCGCGACCCGGCCTTCAGAACGCCCGGCTCACCGTAACGCTGCCGAACACCGGCGTCTGCTTCTGCCCCTCGAACTCGCGCGTGCTGTGGTAGCGCGCGAACGCGAACTTCCAGCGCCCGCGCATCAGCGCCACGCCGTAGCCGACCTCGCCGACGAACGGGCGCTTGTCGACGCTGTGGCTGTTGCGGAAGGTATTGCCGTCCAGGGTGATGTCGCGCAGCACCCAGCGCACGTCCGAGGTCAGGAACAGGTGCGCGGCGAACGGCCGGTCGCCGGTGTTGTAGTGGGTGGTCGGCGCGGTGTTCTCGCCGGCCGGGCGCAGCGGGGTGCTGCCGAAATCGTCGGGCAGGCGCAGGCCGAAGCGCACTTCCATGCCGGCGTTGGCGTAAGTGGCGAGGTTGCCGAAGCTGCCGCCGTAGTGGCCGACCGCGTCC
Proteins encoded:
- a CDS encoding peptidase domain-containing ABC transporter, with the protein product MSRRRPLPALQQAELAECGLACLAMIAIHHGHDTDLPSLRRRFPVSPRGATLARLLQTAGALGLDGRPLRAEIEALEHLRLPCVLHWDLNHFVVLKRIHRGRAEIHDPARGAVTMTLAEFGRHFTGIAVELNPRADFAPMRERQRLSIGALAGRIDGLRRAGAQVLLLALALETFTLLLPLAMQWVLDRVLVSADVELLHLLGLGFLAVVAMQAALAAMRGWLIADLGAALNSQWLANLFGHLMRLPLEFFEKRHVGGVMSRFVSVQSIQQTLSASFVESLLDGLTAALVLGLLLFYSPPLTALVLAGFCVYAGLRWAALRRLRRLKEEQLIQAAQQQSLLIESIQGAQTIKLGNRLDERRARIANAAVEVAHRDAAIGRTNAVFSALSKLVAGSQRVLLIWICAWLALQGRFTAGMLVVFVAYADLFATRTASLIDKLVDLRLLGLHAQRIGDIALHAPEPDLHGDYAGPVPAARIEVQGVSFRYGEDEPWILRDCSFSVEEGESVAIVGPSGCGKTTLAKLLLGLLRPSEGRILIGGVDIHRYGLSAYRELFGAVMQEDALFAGSVAENIAFFDPQADFERIQAAARAARIHDDIAAMAMGYETLVGDLGQSLSGGQKQRVLLARALYRQPRILLLDEATSHLDVAREHEINREVAQLRITRIVIAHRPDTIRSAQRVVALRAGGAEQYPNTPHASAGPNLGDASVLPSLVPTPERPSLSGNPRF